The Argentina anserina chromosome 3, drPotAnse1.1, whole genome shotgun sequence genome includes a region encoding these proteins:
- the LOC126785818 gene encoding eukaryotic translation initiation factor 4E-2-like has translation MVSFSSLGGSSRLAKERAEAFLRKNPKLPYTAATSVAQVLGFPYNIIPELPAVLRYLRKLWSLPGWLCSLILKKKQVTKRAAAEIFTRSLITLGPKETASAHSWTFWVGRSATPGSICPVYTFTTVEGFWSFYNNMCQPSQLTPGFDFYFFKDNIEPKWEGEESVHAEGGKWTLSFSRGESNFPWQQTLQALVNEQFHHRHDVCGAVVNIRDEQEKISLWTKNAANENAQLSIGKQWKGFLDIKETIGYTVHVGANEEDSSAENIYTV, from the exons ATGGTAAGTTTCTCCAGTCTTGGAGGCTCTTCCCGGCTGGCCAAGGAAAGGGCCGAGGCTTTCCTCCGTAAAAACCCGAAACTCCCTTACACGGCGGCGACATCGGTAGCTCAGGTGCTCGGTTTTCCTTACAATATCATCCCGGAGCTCCCCGCCGTCCTCCGCTACCTCCGCAAGCTTTGGAGCTTGCCGGGCTGGC TCTGTTCCTTGATACTGAAGAAGAAGCAGGTGACCAAGCGGGCGGCGGCGGAGATCTTCACGCGCAGCCTGATCACTCTG gGTCCGAAGGAGACGGCGTCGGCCCACTCGTGGACATTCTGGGTCGGTAGGTCGGCCACTCCCGGCTCAATTTGCCCGGTCTACACCTTCACTACCGTGGAGGGCTTCTGGAg TTTCTACAACAACATGTGCCAGCCTAGCCAGTTGACTCctggttttgatttttatttcttcaaaGATAATATAGAGCCCAAGTGGGAAGGGGAGGAATCTGTTCATGCTGAGGGAGGGAAATGGACTCTAAGTTTCTCCAGAGGGGAATCTAACTTTCCCTGGCAACAGACG TTGCAAGCACTGGTCAATGAACAGTTTCATCATCGGCATGATGTATGTGGAGCGGTTGTCAATATTAGAGATGAGCAAGAAAAAATCTCTCTTTGGACCAAGAATGCAGCAAATGAGAATGCTCAG CTGAGCATTGGCAAACAATGGAAGGGATTTTTGGATATCAAGGAAACTATAGGGTACACAGTACAT GTTGGTGCTAATGAAGAGGATAGCAGTGCCGAGAATATTTACACTGTCTGA